In one window of Zestosphaera sp. DNA:
- a CDS encoding type II/IV secretion system ATPase subunit: protein MLRERLRIFERVRLGLARPKLEESEARLSITSEIPSGDVIAEYQVGAYVIKLIKNNSRITYHAVLEGVSREFCALVESRLEDIVLLIRRGNNLSDVLSLVLGISREEVPAAAYVFKTLTGYKKLQVLLDDPHVIDVSVEGPGPVWVRHKLVETLEPQADFIQTNIFLTSLEEVTELQQTIASRCSTYISASNPIVDTQMPLRDGGHRVHLVSHIVSAKRPEIIIRKKTSVPPHTDVLVEQGVLPRAVAELLKFLVLSRGSLIVAGPPGSGKTTLIRSLLHSYVPTDWKVVVIEDTGEIDPPVNSSWSRYVAFELGSVKIDLFDLAKAALRSSATKLLVVGETRGSEAQVLAQSLLAGLGGITSFHGGSPEEVVTRLRSQPISLSNSQIGMFNFIAVMSFSEKPRRVLRELAELVYDSSEDKVVINKVWERTRDGLEITLQELFSRIKRLDELRSKSDFKSSLEVLEDAGEDS from the coding sequence ACGTCATCAAGTTAATCAAAAATAACTCGAGAATCACATATCACGCTGTCTTAGAAGGAGTCTCTAGAGAATTCTGTGCTTTAGTTGAGTCAAGGCTTGAAGACATAGTCTTACTTATTAGGAGGGGTAACAACTTAAGCGATGTTCTTTCTTTAGTGCTCGGCATCTCGCGTGAGGAGGTTCCTGCAGCTGCTTACGTCTTCAAGACACTAACTGGCTACAAGAAGTTGCAGGTGTTGCTCGACGACCCGCACGTCATCGACGTCAGCGTTGAGGGTCCAGGCCCTGTGTGGGTGAGGCACAAGCTAGTCGAGACTCTCGAGCCTCAAGCAGACTTCATCCAGACTAACATCTTCTTGACTTCCTTAGAAGAAGTCACTGAGTTGCAGCAGACGATAGCTTCTAGGTGTTCTACCTACATCTCCGCGAGCAACCCTATAGTAGATACTCAAATGCCTTTGAGAGACGGCGGCCACAGAGTTCATCTAGTGTCGCACATAGTCTCTGCTAAGAGGCCTGAGATAATTATTAGGAAGAAGACTTCAGTACCTCCCCACACGGACGTCTTAGTAGAGCAGGGGGTGCTTCCGAGAGCTGTTGCGGAACTGCTTAAGTTCTTGGTCTTGTCTAGAGGCTCACTAATAGTTGCGGGTCCTCCAGGGTCTGGCAAAACAACACTGATTAGGTCTCTACTACACTCGTACGTCCCCACGGACTGGAAGGTAGTAGTGATTGAAGATACTGGTGAGATAGACCCTCCAGTTAACAGTAGCTGGAGTAGGTACGTGGCTTTCGAGCTAGGTTCTGTGAAGATAGACTTGTTTGACTTAGCTAAAGCTGCTTTAAGGTCTTCAGCCACGAAACTACTCGTGGTAGGCGAGACTAGAGGCTCTGAAGCTCAAGTCCTTGCTCAGTCTCTGCTGGCAGGCTTAGGAGGTATTACGTCGTTCCACGGCGGTAGCCCTGAAGAAGTCGTTACTAGGCTGAGGAGCCAGCCGATAAGCTTGAGTAACTCACAGATAGGTATGTTTAACTTCATAGCAGTCATGAGCTTCTCTGAGAAGCCGAGGAGAGTCTTGAGAGAATTAGCTGAGCTAGTCTACGACTCTTCAGAAGATAAAGTAGTAATTAATAAAGTCTGGGAGAGAACTAGAGACGGTCTTGAAATCACTCTTCAAGAACTCTTCTCAAGGATTAAGAGACTAGACGAGTTAAGGAGTAAGTCTGACTTTAAGTCGAGTCTTGAGGTACTTGAAGATGCTGGAGAAGATTCTTAA